One genomic region from Cytophagales bacterium encodes:
- the queG gene encoding tRNA epoxyqueuosine(34) reductase QueG, giving the protein MVNLKSTYTLLIKQKASQLGFDFCGISKAEFLEEEAPRLETWLNQNMHGKMAYMGRYFDKRLDPRKLVDGAKSVISLLLNYYPEKDLTTPKESGVLRTNSSTKRESSNNYYKISKYAYGKDYHFVLKGKLKSLLEFIREEIGQVNGRAFVDSAPVMDKVWAKKSGLGWVGKHTNLINRNMGSFFFIAELIVDLELEYDGPVKDYCGSCTRCMDACPTDAIVDPYVVDGSRCISYLTIELKEKEQIPAEFKGKTDNWIFGCDICQDVCPWNRFAKPHNNPEFDLNPELENLSGASARGFPEKSNGTIKKIHWQELTKELFDKTFKKSALKRAKFEGLKRNIEFVKNH; this is encoded by the coding sequence GTGGTTAATTTAAAATCTACATATACCCTTCTTATAAAACAAAAAGCATCACAATTGGGTTTTGATTTTTGCGGTATTTCCAAGGCTGAATTTCTTGAGGAAGAAGCGCCCAGGCTTGAGACCTGGCTTAATCAAAACATGCACGGCAAGATGGCTTATATGGGCAGGTATTTTGATAAAAGATTAGACCCCCGTAAATTAGTTGATGGCGCCAAATCTGTGATTTCACTGTTGCTTAACTATTATCCTGAAAAAGACCTCACCACTCCAAAGGAGTCCGGAGTCCTTCGGACCAATTCCTCTACTAAAAGAGAGAGTAGTAATAACTATTATAAGATCTCTAAATATGCCTATGGCAAAGATTATCATTTTGTATTGAAAGGAAAATTAAAAAGTTTGCTGGAATTTATACGTGAGGAAATAGGACAAGTCAATGGGAGGGCGTTTGTAGATTCTGCACCTGTGATGGATAAAGTATGGGCAAAAAAAAGCGGGTTGGGCTGGGTAGGCAAACATACAAACCTGATCAACAGGAATATGGGCAGTTTTTTCTTTATTGCCGAATTGATCGTTGACCTGGAATTGGAGTACGATGGCCCTGTTAAAGATTATTGCGGCAGCTGCACCCGCTGCATGGATGCCTGCCCTACTGATGCAATTGTTGACCCTTATGTGGTGGATGGCAGCAGATGTATTTCATATTTAACAATAGAGCTGAAAGAAAAAGAGCAAATCCCAGCGGAATTTAAAGGAAAAACCGATAACTGGATATTTGGCTGTGATATATGCCAGGATGTTTGCCCCTGGAACCGTTTTGCAAAGCCACACAATAATCCTGAGTTTGATCTTAATCCTGAATTGGAAAACTTGTCCGGAGCGTCAGCGAGGGGATTCCCTGAAAAGAGTAATGGAACAATTAAAAAGATTCATTGGCAGGAGCTTACCAAAGAGCTGTTTGACAAGACCTTCAAAAAATCTGCATTAAAAAGAGCAAAGTTTGAAGGTTTGAAGAGGAATATTGAGTTTGTAAAAAATCATTAA
- a CDS encoding alpha/beta fold hydrolase: protein MKLFYRELGNVQPIYSARATDRQAPNPANWRGYAPIIILHGLFGMSDNWLTIGKKLAEKHKVYIPDLRNHGRSPHNEAFNYRVMVDDLVEFIDDLHLPACAEAPVPTKSGSAGRQNPNSEIPNLIGHSLGGKVAMQFAMKYPEKLQKLVVVDIAPKYYQIQHDSILTGLLSLKLSDLKTRRDADTQLAQYVPEFKVRQFLLKNLCRKPHKTNKDAASRFAWRINLPVISRGIENIGEWLIENKCFDKPTLFVKGGKSQFIDNRDIDLIKKLFPNSQITTIENAGHWVHADAPEEFLDVINDFLQTQYSSSNLQTLLFLMQIF, encoded by the coding sequence ATGAAACTCTTTTACAGAGAATTAGGAAACGTCCAGCCGATTTATTCTGCTAGGGCCACAGATCGCCAGGCGCCCAACCCCGCCAATTGGCGGGGCTATGCACCTATAATCATCCTCCACGGTTTATTCGGTATGTCTGATAATTGGTTGACAATTGGCAAAAAACTTGCCGAAAAACATAAAGTCTATATCCCTGACCTGCGAAATCACGGTAGGTCACCTCATAACGAAGCATTTAATTACCGGGTCATGGTTGATGATCTGGTTGAATTTATTGATGATCTCCACCTCCCTGCCTGCGCTGAAGCTCCCGTCCCGACAAAGTCGGGGTCGGCAGGCAGGCAAAATCCTAATTCCGAAATCCCAAATCTGATCGGTCATTCTTTGGGTGGTAAAGTAGCTATGCAATTTGCAATGAAATACCCTGAAAAATTGCAAAAACTGGTTGTTGTTGATATTGCTCCGAAATATTACCAGATACAGCATGATTCTATTCTGACCGGTTTGCTTTCATTAAAATTATCTGACCTAAAGACACGTAGGGATGCCGATACACAATTGGCTCAGTATGTGCCTGAATTTAAGGTACGGCAGTTTTTACTGAAAAATCTTTGTCGTAAGCCTCATAAGACCAACAAGGATGCAGCTTCTCGTTTTGCTTGGCGTATAAATTTACCGGTAATCAGTAGAGGAATTGAAAATATTGGTGAATGGTTAATTGAGAATAAATGTTTTGACAAACCTACACTTTTTGTAAAAGGTGGTAAATCACAATTTATAGATAATAGAGATATTGACCTAATTAAAAAATTATTCCCTAATTCACAAATTACAACTATTGAAAATGCCGGGCATTGGGTGCATGCGGATGCTCCGGAAGAATTTTTAGATGTAATTAATGATTTTTTACAAACTCAATATTCCTCTTCAAACCTTCAAACTTTGCTCTTTTTAATGCAGATTTTTTGA
- a CDS encoding HIT family protein, which translates to MSTLFTKIVKGEIPCYKVAEDNIFLAFLDINPLAIGHTLVIPKKEVDYIFDLDDDLYTDLHHFCRKVALGLRKAIPCLRIGTAVVGLDVPHVHVHLFPLNSMDDMNFMKPKLRFSDEEFAEIADKIKKEIKV; encoded by the coding sequence ATGTCAACTTTATTTACAAAAATCGTAAAAGGCGAAATACCATGCTATAAAGTTGCTGAAGACAATATTTTTTTAGCATTTCTGGATATTAACCCTCTTGCCATAGGCCATACCCTGGTAATTCCCAAAAAAGAGGTTGATTACATCTTTGATCTTGATGATGACCTCTATACAGATCTGCATCATTTTTGCAGGAAAGTAGCTCTTGGGTTGAGAAAAGCTATACCATGTCTCAGGATCGGAACAGCAGTGGTCGGCCTTGATGTTCCGCATGTTCACGTCCATCTTTTCCCTTTGAACAGTATGGATGATATGAATTTTATGAAACCCAAGCTCAGGTTTTCTGATGAAGAATTTGCAGAGATTGCGGATAAAATAAAAAAGGAAATTAAAGTGTAG